The following proteins come from a genomic window of Pseudomonas sp. WJP1:
- a CDS encoding tryptophan--tRNA ligase, producing MTTRTRILTGITTTGTPHLGNYAGAIRPAILASRDSNADSFYFLADYHALIKCDDPLRIQRSRLEIAATWLAGGLDVDRVTFYRQSDIPEIPELTWLLTCVAAKGLLNRAHAYKASVDKNVETGEDPDAGITMGLYSYPVLMAADILMFNAHKVPVGRDQIQHVEMARDIGQRFNHLFGQGKEFFTMPEALIEESVATLPGLDGRKMSKSYDNTIPLFSSAKEMKDAISRIVTDSRAPGEAKDPDNSHLFTLFQAFATPAQADEFRSDLLQGLGWGEAKNRLFQLLDSELGESRERYNQLIERPADLEDILQHGAKKARAVATPFLNELREAVGLRSFVAQAQVAATTKKKAAKAARFVSFREDDGSFRFRLLAADGEQLLLSRNFADGKTAGQVTKQLQSGQPLDVRSEDLSFSVWLEGECVGDSPAFADSAARDAAIEALRIALTPVQE from the coding sequence ATGACGACTCGTACCCGTATCCTCACCGGCATCACCACCACTGGCACGCCGCACCTGGGCAACTACGCCGGCGCCATCCGCCCTGCGATCCTTGCCAGCCGTGACAGCAATGCCGATTCGTTCTATTTCCTGGCCGACTACCACGCCCTGATCAAATGCGATGACCCGCTGCGCATCCAGCGCTCGCGCCTGGAAATCGCCGCGACCTGGCTGGCCGGTGGCCTGGATGTGGACCGCGTGACCTTCTACCGTCAGTCCGACATCCCGGAAATCCCCGAGCTGACCTGGCTGCTGACCTGCGTTGCCGCCAAGGGCCTGCTCAACCGTGCCCACGCCTACAAGGCCTCGGTGGACAAGAACGTCGAGACCGGTGAAGACCCGGACGCCGGCATCACCATGGGCCTGTACAGCTATCCGGTGCTGATGGCCGCGGACATCCTGATGTTCAATGCGCACAAGGTGCCGGTCGGCCGCGACCAGATCCAGCACGTGGAAATGGCCCGGGACATCGGCCAGCGTTTCAACCACCTGTTCGGCCAGGGCAAGGAGTTCTTCACCATGCCCGAGGCGTTGATCGAGGAAAGCGTGGCCACGCTGCCGGGCCTGGACGGTCGCAAGATGTCCAAGAGCTACGACAACACCATTCCGTTGTTCAGCAGCGCCAAAGAAATGAAAGATGCGATTTCCCGTATCGTCACTGACTCCCGCGCACCGGGTGAGGCAAAGGATCCGGACAATTCGCACCTGTTCACCCTGTTCCAGGCATTCGCCACCCCGGCGCAAGCTGACGAATTCCGCAGCGATCTGCTGCAGGGGCTAGGTTGGGGCGAGGCGAAGAACCGCCTGTTCCAGCTGCTGGACAGCGAGCTGGGCGAGTCCCGCGAGCGTTACAACCAACTGATCGAGCGCCCGGCAGATCTTGAAGACATCCTGCAGCACGGGGCGAAAAAGGCGCGTGCCGTCGCGACCCCTTTCCTCAACGAATTGCGCGAAGCGGTAGGCCTGCGTTCGTTCGTTGCCCAGGCTCAAGTGGCAGCGACCACCAAGAAGAAAGCCGCGAAGGCCGCGCGTTTTGTCAGCTTCCGCGAAGACGACGGCAGTTTCCGCTTCCGTCTGCTGGCGGCCGATGGCGAGCAACTGTTGCTGTCACGCAACTTCGCCGACGGTAAAACCGCAGGGCAGGTGACCAAGCAGCTGCAATCGGGCCAGCCATTGGACGTGCGCAGCGAAGACCTGAGCTTCAGCGTCTGGCTTGAAGGTGAGTGCGTGGGTGACAGCCCGGCGTTCGCTGACAGCGCCGCGCGCGATGCTGCGATCGAGGCATTACGGATCGCCCTGACGCCAGTCCAGGAATAA
- a CDS encoding alpha/beta hydrolase, with amino-acid sequence MRETPVVIDGPVGQLEALYLDNEQPRGLALICHPNPVQGGTMLNKVVSTLQRTARDAGLITLRFNYRGVGASEGTHDMGTGEVDDAQAVTEWFRAKHPQLPLTLFGFSFGGFVAASLGGRLEAKGEQLKHLFMVAPAVMRLGAQDQLPQQGELTLIQPETDEVIDPQLVYQWSDKLERPHELLKVAECGHFFHGKLTDLKDLILPRLSN; translated from the coding sequence ATGCGTGAAACCCCTGTAGTGATTGATGGCCCGGTCGGCCAGCTGGAAGCACTGTACCTGGACAATGAGCAGCCGCGCGGCCTCGCGCTCATCTGCCATCCGAACCCGGTGCAGGGCGGCACCATGCTCAACAAAGTGGTCTCGACCCTGCAGCGCACGGCGCGCGATGCCGGTTTGATTACTTTGCGTTTCAACTACCGTGGCGTCGGTGCCAGCGAAGGCACCCACGACATGGGCACCGGTGAAGTCGATGATGCTCAAGCTGTCACCGAATGGTTCCGGGCCAAACACCCGCAATTGCCGCTGACCCTGTTCGGTTTTTCCTTCGGCGGTTTTGTTGCAGCAAGTCTCGGCGGCCGCCTTGAGGCCAAGGGCGAGCAGCTCAAGCATCTGTTCATGGTCGCTCCAGCGGTCATGCGTTTGGGTGCTCAGGATCAACTGCCGCAGCAGGGTGAGTTGACGCTGATCCAGCCGGAAACCGACGAAGTGATCGATCCGCAGCTGGTTTACCAATGGTCCGACAAGCTCGAACGTCCCCATGAGCTGCTGAAAGTGGCAGAATGCGGACACTTTTTTCATGGCAAGCTGACCGATCTCAAGGATCTGATCCTGCCGCGTCTCTCGAATTGA
- a CDS encoding YhcB family protein, giving the protein MEHSLLVWLLPTLALVVGVAIGFLIARLAPNAAPSSTQRQLDDIQERFDSYQNEVVTHFNSTATLVKKLTASYQEVQDHLAEGANRLALDEQTRQRLLASLHADATQAPRERLTPPRNQEPPRDYAPKAPNAPGMLDEHYGLKK; this is encoded by the coding sequence GTGGAACACTCGCTCTTAGTTTGGTTGTTACCGACTCTTGCCCTGGTTGTGGGTGTCGCCATTGGGTTTCTGATCGCTCGCCTTGCGCCGAATGCCGCGCCTAGCAGCACGCAACGTCAGCTGGACGACATTCAGGAACGTTTCGACAGTTATCAGAACGAAGTGGTGACCCACTTCAACAGCACCGCGACACTGGTCAAGAAACTGACTGCGAGCTATCAGGAAGTGCAGGATCATCTTGCCGAGGGTGCCAACCGCCTGGCCCTGGACGAGCAGACCCGCCAACGCCTGCTGGCCTCCCTGCACGCCGATGCGACGCAGGCTCCACGGGAACGCCTGACGCCACCGCGCAATCAGGAACCACCGCGCGACTACGCACCGAAAGCCCCGAACGCGCCGGGCATGCTCGATGAGCATTACGGCCTGAAGAAGTAA
- a CDS encoding OmpA family protein → MFTTPRLIIVATAVALLAGCASPNPYDNQGQANSGSTGMSKTAKYGGLGALAGALAGAAINHDNRGKGALIGAAVVGASAAGYGYYADQQEKKLRESMANTGVEVQREGDQIKLIMPGNITFATDSANIASSFYQPLNNLAGSLKEFNQNQIEIVGYTDSTGSRQHNMDLSQRRAQSVATYLTSQGVSGTNLSARGAGPDNPVASNADTNGRAQNRRVEVNLKAIPGQQYGGQQQGDVQPFP, encoded by the coding sequence ATGTTCACCACGCCTCGTTTGATTATTGTCGCTACTGCCGTGGCACTGTTGGCCGGTTGCGCCTCGCCCAACCCTTACGACAACCAGGGCCAGGCCAATAGCGGCTCCACGGGCATGAGCAAGACCGCCAAATACGGTGGCCTCGGGGCTCTGGCCGGTGCATTGGCCGGTGCTGCCATCAACCACGACAACCGTGGCAAGGGCGCGCTGATTGGTGCTGCTGTAGTGGGTGCTTCCGCTGCCGGTTACGGCTACTACGCTGACCAGCAGGAGAAAAAACTGCGTGAGAGCATGGCCAACACCGGTGTGGAAGTGCAGCGTGAAGGTGATCAGATCAAGCTGATCATGCCGGGCAACATCACGTTCGCCACCGATTCGGCGAACATCGCTTCGAGCTTCTACCAGCCGCTGAACAACCTGGCCGGCTCGCTGAAAGAGTTCAACCAGAACCAGATCGAAATCGTCGGCTACACCGACAGCACCGGCAGCCGCCAGCACAACATGGATCTGTCCCAGCGTCGCGCCCAGAGCGTGGCGACTTACCTGACCTCGCAAGGCGTGAGCGGTACCAACCTGAGCGCCCGTGGCGCCGGCCCGGATAACCCGGTCGCCAGCAACGCCGACACCAATGGGCGGGCGCAGAACCGCCGGGTAGAGGTCAACCTGAAGGCGATTCCAGGCCAGCAGTATGGTGGCCAGCAACAAGGTGACGTTCAGCCGTTCCCTTGA
- a CDS encoding MBL fold metallo-hydrolase, with the protein MDAAKPALIRETFPVGPLQCNCTIIGDPITKKAIVVDPGGNHELILARLDALGLKVVSIIHTHAHLDHFLASGQLKEKTGATLHLHKEDQFLWDNLEMQCQMFGVPYTPVPSPDRWLADDEELACGCGVALHTPGHTPGSMSFWFSEAKLLIAGDTLFRRGVGRTDLWGGDQATIVRSIKQRLYTLDEEATVVAGHGPDTRLGDEMRENPFVRA; encoded by the coding sequence ATGGACGCTGCCAAACCTGCGCTGATCCGCGAAACCTTCCCCGTCGGCCCCTTGCAGTGCAACTGCACGATCATCGGCGATCCGATCACGAAAAAAGCCATTGTGGTCGACCCGGGCGGCAATCATGAACTGATCCTCGCGCGGCTCGATGCCCTGGGCCTTAAGGTGGTCAGCATCATTCACACCCATGCGCACCTCGATCACTTCCTGGCCTCGGGCCAGTTGAAGGAAAAAACCGGCGCCACCCTGCATTTGCACAAGGAAGACCAATTTCTTTGGGACAACCTGGAGATGCAATGCCAGATGTTCGGCGTGCCTTATACGCCGGTACCGTCACCGGACCGTTGGCTGGCCGACGATGAAGAGCTGGCGTGTGGTTGTGGCGTGGCGTTGCACACACCGGGTCATACACCAGGCTCCATGAGCTTCTGGTTTTCCGAGGCCAAGCTGTTGATTGCCGGGGATACCTTGTTCCGGCGCGGGGTAGGGCGCACGGATCTGTGGGGCGGCGACCAGGCGACCATCGTGCGTTCGATCAAGCAGCGTCTGTATACCCTCGACGAAGAGGCGACGGTCGTGGCCGGACATGGTCCGGATACCCGCTTGGGTGATGAAATGCGCGAGAACCCTTTTGTTCGAGCCTGA
- a CDS encoding LuxR C-terminal-related transcriptional regulator: MTDLSPPPGPASVAVAALDGRFFRPPLPDGHVLRPRLCERLSAGLGGRLLLVSAPAGFGKSSLAVEFCQALPAHWQSLWLGLSPRDSDPGRFLERLLEGLQDFFPQLGRQSLGLLKMRQRHQPFAFEEWLDGLLDELAVHLSTATPLLLVLDDYHLAQGPVLDRCLQFFLNHLPDGLLVMVTSRQRPDWHLARLRLSRQLLELHEQDLRLTHDEALSLLDRHSSSLRGEALENLIQRSEGWVAGLRFWLLAASEAGSQGALPQALHGGEGLIRDYLLEEVIDCLPAEVQAFLYDTAHQERFCSELCDAIRDGHDSAEILRFLAAHQVFLVPLDEHGHWYRYHHLFSDLLRTRPGAQSMVPAASLHLRACRWFNAQGLLDEAVEQALRAGHLDVAANLVQNLSEEQLLAEQNVGMLLRWKMDLPDSLLISTPRLIVLYSWALGLACQLDAAEELASHLSRFLPAPSATAQKSMLAQWLALSGIIARGRGNRELTIRYCTEALESLPCKRYGQRLMCLSTLSNLAIADGDMWRARKLNRDSLELAQRVGNPLFEALAHYDRARVLQARGEILRSLDEVRQGLQRLQGLPAQRLFAVRARLTLYEGFLLALRLQPQAARLRLQAGLGEARACRDISVLIGHCVIARLEGSSAEFAKAFAELAEAERLMHIWDVPPIYYLAMITLVKCELWLAQGRTDLAQAWLARLGQTYNGEQPAAPPEFHPQLPLHIELQQALLEVIQSQPMLAEGRLNALLEHGQQTGRQMLSAMALTQKVSLLLGSGREPEARKALVQALDAAAGGVLQPFEGLLAEHPDWLRGQLQLCAPTTVSQDLAEKLPAMASRPALEPIAPSEQLSTREMAVLRLIAQGCSNQEISDQLFISLHTVKTHASHINSKLGVERRTQAVARAKELGVLV; encoded by the coding sequence ATGACTGATCTGTCCCCACCACCAGGTCCTGCAAGCGTCGCTGTCGCCGCGCTGGACGGGCGCTTTTTCCGACCGCCATTGCCCGACGGCCATGTGCTGCGCCCACGCCTGTGCGAGCGCTTGAGCGCTGGTCTCGGTGGCAGGTTGCTGCTGGTCAGCGCGCCGGCCGGGTTCGGCAAGAGTTCGTTGGCGGTGGAGTTCTGCCAGGCGCTGCCCGCGCACTGGCAAAGTCTCTGGCTTGGGTTGAGTCCGCGCGATAGCGACCCGGGCCGATTCCTCGAGCGGTTGCTCGAGGGCCTGCAGGATTTTTTCCCGCAGTTGGGCAGGCAGTCCCTCGGGTTGTTGAAGATGCGCCAGCGGCATCAGCCGTTCGCCTTCGAAGAATGGCTGGACGGGCTGCTCGACGAGCTGGCCGTGCATCTGTCGACCGCGACCCCCCTGTTGCTGGTGCTCGATGACTATCACCTGGCCCAGGGGCCGGTGCTCGATCGCTGCCTGCAGTTTTTCCTCAATCACCTTCCCGATGGCTTGCTGGTGATGGTCACCAGTCGACAGCGTCCAGACTGGCACCTGGCGCGGTTGCGCCTGTCGCGCCAGCTGCTGGAGCTTCATGAGCAGGATCTGCGCCTGACCCACGATGAAGCCTTGAGCCTGCTCGATCGGCACAGCAGTTCCTTGCGTGGCGAGGCGCTGGAAAACCTGATCCAGCGCAGCGAAGGTTGGGTTGCCGGGTTGCGCTTCTGGTTGCTGGCCGCCTCCGAGGCAGGCAGCCAGGGGGCATTGCCCCAGGCGCTGCACGGCGGAGAAGGACTGATCCGCGATTACCTGCTCGAAGAGGTTATCGATTGCCTGCCCGCCGAAGTGCAAGCCTTTCTCTACGACACCGCCCACCAGGAACGTTTTTGCAGCGAACTGTGCGACGCCATTCGCGACGGCCATGACAGCGCCGAAATCCTGCGCTTCCTGGCTGCCCACCAGGTGTTCCTGGTACCGCTGGACGAGCACGGCCACTGGTATCGCTATCACCACCTGTTTTCCGATCTGCTGCGCACACGGCCTGGGGCGCAATCGATGGTGCCGGCCGCCAGCCTGCACCTGCGCGCCTGTCGCTGGTTCAATGCCCAGGGCCTGCTCGATGAGGCGGTCGAGCAGGCGTTGCGGGCCGGGCATCTGGACGTTGCGGCAAACCTGGTGCAAAACCTTTCCGAAGAGCAACTGCTGGCCGAACAGAACGTCGGCATGTTGCTGCGCTGGAAAATGGACTTGCCCGATAGCCTGCTGATCAGCACGCCTCGCCTGATCGTGCTCTACAGTTGGGCGCTGGGCCTGGCCTGCCAGCTGGACGCCGCCGAGGAACTGGCCAGCCACCTGAGCCGCTTTCTGCCGGCGCCGTCGGCCACCGCGCAAAAGTCGATGCTGGCGCAATGGCTGGCCCTGAGCGGGATCATCGCGCGCGGACGCGGTAACCGCGAACTGACGATACGTTACTGCACCGAAGCGCTGGAGAGTCTTCCGTGCAAGCGCTATGGCCAGCGATTGATGTGCCTCTCGACCCTGTCCAACCTGGCGATTGCCGATGGCGATATGTGGCGTGCCAGGAAATTGAACCGTGACTCCCTGGAACTGGCGCAACGGGTGGGCAATCCGCTGTTCGAGGCGTTGGCCCACTACGACCGCGCTCGCGTATTGCAGGCACGGGGCGAAATACTGCGTTCTCTGGATGAAGTCCGGCAAGGGCTGCAACGCTTGCAGGGGCTGCCGGCGCAGCGGCTCTTTGCCGTACGTGCCCGGCTGACGTTGTACGAGGGCTTCCTGTTGGCCTTGCGCCTGCAACCTCAAGCAGCGCGGCTACGCCTGCAGGCGGGTCTAGGTGAAGCCCGCGCCTGTCGTGACATCAGCGTCCTGATCGGCCATTGCGTGATCGCCCGGCTGGAAGGCAGCAGCGCTGAGTTCGCCAAGGCCTTTGCCGAACTCGCCGAAGCCGAACGGCTGATGCACATCTGGGACGTGCCGCCGATCTACTACCTGGCAATGATTACCCTGGTCAAATGCGAACTCTGGCTGGCCCAGGGGCGTACCGATCTGGCGCAAGCCTGGTTGGCGCGTTTGGGGCAGACCTATAACGGCGAGCAGCCGGCCGCACCGCCGGAATTCCATCCGCAACTGCCGCTGCACATCGAACTGCAGCAAGCGTTGCTGGAGGTCATCCAGAGCCAGCCGATGCTGGCCGAAGGGCGTTTGAATGCGCTGCTCGAACATGGTCAGCAAACCGGCCGGCAGATGCTCAGTGCAATGGCGCTGACGCAAAAAGTTTCACTGTTGCTGGGCAGCGGACGCGAACCCGAGGCCCGCAAGGCGCTGGTCCAGGCATTGGACGCCGCAGCCGGCGGTGTGCTGCAACCCTTTGAAGGGCTGTTGGCCGAGCATCCGGACTGGCTGCGTGGACAGCTTCAACTCTGTGCGCCGACCACGGTTTCCCAGGACCTTGCAGAAAAACTTCCAGCCATGGCCTCTCGACCGGCGCTGGAGCCCATTGCGCCGTCGGAACAACTCAGCACCCGGGAAATGGCCGTCCTGCGCCTGATCGCCCAAGGCTGCTCGAATCAGGAAATCAGCGACCAGCTGTTCATTTCGCTGCATACGGTGAAAACCCATGCCAGCCATATCAACAGCAAGCTGGGGGTCGAGCGGCGTACACAGGCGGTGGCGCGGGCGAAGGAGTTGGGGGTGTTGGTGTAG
- a CDS encoding DUF1329 domain-containing protein yields the protein MKITKSLFHAGVLGLSLLATGVMAAVPAAEADKLGKSLTPMGAEMAGNADGSIPAWKPMPKNAGTVDSKGFLSDPYASEKPLFTITAQNVDQYKDKLAPGQYAMFKRYPETYKMPVYPSHRGATVPDNVFASIKKNATNTELVSGGNGLKNFETAVPFPIPKSGVEVIWNHITRYRGGSVTRLVTQATPQPNGSFSLVYFQDQFVFRDKMKDYDPANPGNILFYFKQKVTAPARLAGGVLLVHETLDQVAEPRSAWVYNAGQRRVRRAPQVSYDGPGTAADGLRTSDNLDMYNGAPDRYDWKLEGKKEMYIASDAYKLDDPKLKYGDIIKAGHINQDLARYELRRVWHVVATLKEGQRHIYAKRDFYIDEDTWQAAVIDHYDGRNQLWRVAEAHAQNYYNVQVPWYTLEALYDLQSGRYLALGMKNEEKSAYDFGFTATTSDFTPAALRQDGVR from the coding sequence ATGAAAATAACCAAGAGTCTGTTTCACGCTGGTGTCCTGGGACTTTCGCTGCTGGCGACCGGCGTAATGGCAGCGGTCCCGGCGGCAGAAGCGGACAAGCTGGGCAAGAGCCTGACCCCGATGGGTGCCGAAATGGCGGGCAATGCCGACGGTTCGATCCCTGCCTGGAAACCGATGCCGAAAAATGCCGGCACTGTCGACAGCAAGGGTTTCCTGTCCGATCCGTATGCCAGCGAAAAACCGCTGTTCACCATCACCGCGCAGAACGTCGACCAGTACAAGGACAAGCTCGCTCCGGGGCAGTACGCGATGTTCAAGCGCTACCCGGAAACCTACAAGATGCCGGTTTACCCGTCCCATCGCGGCGCCACCGTGCCGGATAACGTGTTCGCCTCCATCAAGAAGAACGCCACCAACACCGAGCTGGTATCCGGCGGTAACGGGCTGAAAAACTTTGAAACAGCGGTACCGTTCCCGATTCCTAAAAGCGGCGTGGAAGTCATCTGGAACCACATCACCCGTTATCGCGGCGGCAGCGTAACCCGACTGGTGACCCAGGCCACGCCACAGCCGAACGGTTCGTTCAGCCTGGTGTACTTCCAGGACCAGTTCGTGTTCCGCGACAAGATGAAGGACTACGATCCGGCGAACCCGGGCAACATCCTGTTCTACTTCAAGCAGAAAGTGACCGCGCCGGCACGTCTGGCTGGTGGTGTACTACTGGTGCACGAAACCCTCGACCAGGTGGCGGAACCGCGTTCGGCGTGGGTCTACAACGCCGGCCAGCGTCGTGTGCGTCGTGCGCCACAAGTGTCCTATGACGGCCCGGGTACTGCGGCAGACGGCCTGCGTACCTCCGATAACCTGGACATGTACAACGGTGCGCCGGATCGTTACGACTGGAAGCTCGAAGGCAAGAAAGAGATGTACATCGCCTCCGACGCCTACAAGCTCGATGATCCGAAGCTCAAGTACGGCGACATCATCAAGGCCGGCCACATCAACCAGGACCTGGCTCGCTACGAGCTGCGCCGGGTCTGGCATGTAGTGGCAACCTTGAAGGAAGGTCAGCGCCACATCTACGCCAAGCGTGACTTCTACATCGATGAAGACACCTGGCAGGCGGCGGTGATCGACCACTACGACGGTCGTAATCAACTCTGGCGTGTGGCGGAAGCTCATGCCCAGAACTATTACAACGTCCAGGTACCGTGGTACACCCTGGAAGCCCTGTACGACCTGCAATCGGGCCGTTACCTGGCACTGGGCATGAAGAACGAAGAGAAGTCGGCGTATGACTTCGGCTTCACCGCCACCACCAGCGACTTCACCCCGGCGGCACTGCGCCAGGATGGCGTTCGCTAA
- a CDS encoding DUF1302 domain-containing protein, whose translation MTSVNQFWRRAKLPLAVSLASTLAGPAFGVSFNIGEIEGQFDSSLSIGASWSTESANKNLIGVNNGGRGLSQTSDDGHLNFKSGETFSKIFKGIHDLELKYGDTGIFVRGKYWYDFELKDESRPFKDISDDNRKEGAKSAGGQILDAFVYHNYAIADQPGSVRLGKQVVSWGESTFIGGGINSINPIDVSAFRRPGAEIKEGLIPVNMFYVSQSLTENLSTEAFYQIEWDQTVADNCGTFFSQPDVIADGCDNNLAVLRTQQSLRSALGPLATPALNVLSARGVTWGNPDEGVIVRRGPDRDARDSGQFGVSFKYMFDPLDTEFGAYFMNYHSRAPIFSGHGAPASAYNPQALGGALVGAGIPPRLAPSLTAQLLPLVVAGNSSYYVEYPEDIRLYGLSFSTTLPTGTAWSGEVSYRPNAPVQLNTTDILFSGLTPLNPNVSVLQGTPGQDQQGYRRKEVTQLQTTLTHFFDQVMGAERLTLVGEVGWTHVGGLESNSKARYGRDPSYGPGPLPNNQCVTLNSGTLAGGPQNNVSRYCENDGFTTANSWGYRGRAIWEYNDVFAGVNLKPNVAWSHDVEGYSPGPGGNFEEGRKAVSLGVDAEYQNTYTASLAYTNFFDGKYTTVDDRDFVALSFGVNF comes from the coding sequence ATGACATCAGTAAACCAGTTCTGGCGCCGGGCTAAACTGCCTCTGGCCGTCAGCCTTGCCTCTACGCTCGCCGGGCCTGCATTCGGCGTCAGTTTCAACATCGGTGAAATCGAAGGTCAATTCGACTCTTCCTTGTCGATCGGTGCGAGTTGGTCTACTGAAAGCGCCAACAAAAACCTCATCGGCGTCAACAACGGCGGTCGCGGCCTGTCCCAGACTTCCGATGACGGTCACTTGAACTTCAAAAGCGGTGAAACCTTCTCGAAAATCTTCAAGGGCATCCATGACCTTGAGTTGAAGTATGGCGACACCGGCATTTTCGTCCGTGGCAAATACTGGTACGACTTTGAACTCAAGGACGAAAGCCGTCCGTTCAAGGACATCAGCGACGACAATCGCAAGGAAGGCGCCAAGTCTGCTGGCGGCCAAATCCTCGACGCCTTCGTCTATCACAACTACGCCATTGCCGATCAGCCGGGTTCCGTACGCTTGGGCAAGCAAGTGGTGAGCTGGGGTGAAAGTACCTTCATCGGTGGCGGTATCAACTCGATCAACCCGATCGACGTGTCCGCATTCCGTCGTCCCGGTGCCGAGATCAAGGAAGGCCTGATCCCGGTCAACATGTTCTACGTGTCCCAGAGCCTCACCGAGAATCTCTCCACCGAAGCCTTCTACCAGATCGAATGGGACCAGACGGTTGCGGACAACTGCGGCACCTTCTTCTCGCAACCGGACGTGATCGCCGATGGTTGCGACAACAACCTGGCAGTACTGCGTACCCAGCAAAGCCTTCGCAGCGCATTGGGCCCGCTAGCGACGCCAGCCCTCAATGTCCTGTCTGCCCGGGGCGTGACCTGGGGCAATCCGGACGAAGGCGTGATCGTTCGTCGCGGCCCGGATCGTGACGCTCGAGATAGTGGTCAGTTCGGTGTTTCCTTTAAGTACATGTTCGATCCGCTGGACACCGAATTCGGTGCCTATTTCATGAACTACCACAGCCGTGCACCGATCTTCAGCGGCCATGGTGCGCCAGCGAGCGCCTATAATCCGCAGGCCCTGGGTGGCGCACTGGTTGGCGCCGGTATTCCACCCCGGCTCGCGCCCAGCTTGACTGCACAGTTGCTGCCTTTGGTAGTGGCAGGTAACTCCAGCTACTACGTCGAATACCCTGAAGACATCCGCCTGTACGGCTTGAGCTTCTCCACCACCTTGCCCACAGGCACCGCGTGGAGTGGCGAAGTCAGCTACCGGCCGAATGCGCCGGTTCAGCTCAACACCACTGACATCCTGTTCTCCGGCCTGACGCCGCTGAACCCTAACGTTTCCGTGCTCCAGGGCACGCCAGGGCAAGATCAGCAAGGTTATCGCCGCAAGGAAGTGACCCAGCTGCAAACGACCTTGACCCACTTCTTCGACCAGGTAATGGGCGCCGAGCGTCTGACCCTGGTGGGTGAGGTCGGCTGGACCCACGTTGGCGGCCTGGAAAGCAATTCCAAGGCACGTTATGGCCGTGACCCGAGCTACGGCCCTGGCCCATTGCCAAACAACCAGTGCGTGACGTTGAACAGCGGAACGCTGGCAGGCGGGCCACAAAACAACGTCAGTCGCTACTGCGAAAACGACGGTTTCACCACGGCCAACTCCTGGGGCTATCGCGGTCGCGCCATCTGGGAATACAACGACGTGTTCGCTGGTGTGAACCTCAAGCCGAACGTGGCCTGGTCCCACGACGTGGAAGGTTACTCCCCTGGCCCTGGCGGCAACTTCGAGGAAGGTCGCAAAGCGGTCAGCCTGGGTGTCGATGCCGAGTACCAGAACACCTACACCGCAAGCCTGGCGTACACCAACTTCTTCGACGGCAAGTACACCACCGTGGATGACCGCGACTTCGTTGCGCTCAGCTTTGGCGTGAACTTCTAA